One Rhodanobacteraceae bacterium DNA segment encodes these proteins:
- a CDS encoding DNA internalization-related competence protein ComEC/Rec2: MLSFGAVAWLILAFSGRWRAQSRWRLWLLPQLGLSLALLPLGLAFFQQASLAAPLVNLIAVPFVTLVVIPVLLAALVFWPWAWLSHGLLHLAAWLLGGFDALLVTAAQWPAARWALPAPDLLAWTLALLGTLWLLAPRGWPARALGVFGLLPLLLPVSTGPEQGAYMLTVLDVGQGQSVLIRTAEHALLIDTGPGFPEGGDLGDRVLVPSLVQQGVGRLDRLIISHNDLDHSGGTASLRRRVPVDAVAASLPEKIPDAELCRAGEHWQWDGVEFAIMHPPSTLPYLGNESSCVVRVAGAGGSALIPGDIGEVIEARLVREQADLLDVDLLIAGHHGSAGSSSAEFLSAVSPVWVVYSAGSRNRFGFPRPEVVERVAAAGAMQWNTADFGAIGFDFKPGRAPVALGQRMAVRRWWQEPLAPALPEKSLNPAAAPMLRSSAD; encoded by the coding sequence ATCCTGGCGTTCAGCGGGCGCTGGCGGGCGCAATCGCGCTGGCGTCTGTGGCTGCTGCCGCAACTCGGTTTGTCGCTTGCGCTTTTGCCACTGGGGCTGGCCTTTTTCCAGCAGGCCAGTCTGGCCGCGCCGCTGGTCAATCTGATTGCGGTGCCCTTCGTTACCCTGGTGGTCATACCGGTGCTGCTGGCAGCGCTGGTGTTCTGGCCCTGGGCCTGGCTGAGCCATGGATTGCTGCATCTGGCGGCTTGGCTGCTCGGTGGCTTCGATGCACTGTTGGTCACGGCCGCGCAATGGCCGGCGGCGCGCTGGGCTTTGCCGGCCCCGGATCTGCTGGCCTGGACGCTGGCGCTGCTGGGTACGCTGTGGCTGTTGGCGCCGCGCGGCTGGCCGGCTCGCGCCTTGGGCGTATTTGGCCTTCTGCCTCTGCTGTTGCCGGTCAGTACAGGTCCAGAACAAGGGGCCTACATGCTGACGGTGCTGGATGTGGGGCAGGGACAGTCGGTGTTGATCCGGACCGCCGAACATGCGCTGCTGATCGATACCGGCCCTGGATTCCCCGAGGGCGGCGATCTCGGCGACCGGGTGCTGGTGCCGAGTCTGGTACAACAGGGGGTGGGGCGGCTGGATCGGCTGATCATCAGTCACAACGATCTGGATCACAGTGGCGGAACTGCCAGCTTGCGGCGGCGGGTGCCAGTGGACGCGGTGGCTGCCTCATTGCCCGAGAAGATTCCGGATGCCGAGCTCTGCCGCGCCGGTGAGCACTGGCAGTGGGATGGCGTCGAATTCGCGATCATGCACCCACCCAGCACCTTGCCTTACCTGGGCAACGAGAGTTCCTGCGTGGTCAGGGTAGCGGGTGCCGGCGGCAGCGCGCTGATTCCCGGTGACATCGGCGAGGTCATCGAGGCCAGACTGGTGCGCGAGCAGGCCGATCTGCTCGATGTCGACCTCTTGATTGCCGGCCATCATGGCAGCGCAGGCTCATCGAGCGCCGAGTTCCTGTCTGCCGTGTCGCCGGTCTGGGTGGTGTATTCGGCCGGCAGTCGCAATCGCTTCGGTTTCCCGCGCCCGGAAGTGGTCGAACGGGTGGCCGCGGCGGGCGCCATGCAGTGGAACACGGCCGATTTCGGTGCCATCGGCTTCGACTTCAAGCCGGGCAGGGCGCCGGTGGCGCTGGGTCAGCGGATGGCGGTCCGACGCTGGTGGCAGGAGCCGCTGGCACCCGCTTTGCCCGAAAAATCGCTCAATCCCGCTGCTGCGCCCATGCTCCGGTCGTCGGCCGATTAG
- a CDS encoding MotA/TolQ/ExbB proton channel family protein codes for MIAGFGVFADARSSVFEILKSGGWVMFPLVATSIAMLGIVLERFWTLRRSAVIPSKLGAEVRAWARSPKIERDHLEKLRNNSPLGLVLAAIVGNRQRSRELIREKAEDAGRLAIHRLSRYLNALGTIAIISPLMGLLGTVSGLIRMFLVITTAGIGDANALAGGIGEALVATAVGLCIAIVAYLFHRYFRGKLSDLAVELEQEATLLIDSLEHVPESSATPVRAVR; via the coding sequence ATGATCGCCGGCTTTGGAGTCTTTGCTGATGCGAGGTCAAGCGTGTTTGAAATCCTGAAGTCTGGCGGCTGGGTCATGTTCCCGCTGGTGGCGACATCCATCGCCATGCTTGGCATCGTGCTTGAGCGCTTCTGGACGCTGCGTCGCAGCGCGGTGATTCCGTCCAAGCTCGGTGCCGAGGTACGAGCCTGGGCGCGATCACCGAAGATCGAGCGCGATCATCTGGAAAAGCTGCGCAACAACTCGCCACTAGGGCTGGTGCTGGCGGCCATTGTCGGCAATCGCCAACGTTCGCGTGAGTTGATCCGCGAAAAGGCCGAGGATGCGGGTCGCCTGGCCATTCATCGTCTCAGCCGCTATCTGAATGCGCTCGGCACCATCGCCATCATTTCGCCGCTGATGGGCCTGCTCGGCACGGTTTCCGGTCTGATCCGCATGTTCCTCGTAATCACCACCGCCGGCATCGGTGATGCCAATGCGCTGGCGGGCGGCATCGGCGAGGCTCTGGTCGCCACCGCAGTCGGTTTGTGCATCGCCATTGTCGCCTATCTGTTTCATCGCTATTTCCGCGGCAAGCTCAGTGATCTTGCGGTGGAGCTGGAACAGGAAGCCACCTTGCTGATCGACAGCCTGGAGCATGTGCCGGAAAGCAGTGCGACCCCGGTGAGGGCGGTGCGATGA
- a CDS encoding biopolymer transporter ExbD — MKFTAPESDDLEITVIPLIDVILVLLIFFMATATFDQNSRIKVQLPEASSEATPAADQPLIVQIDAEGRYFVNNSEVINSRIETLKSALQQQGGDPAKQSVVLRADARTQHQAVVTAMDALAQTGYRNLSIATVRASESP, encoded by the coding sequence ATGAAGTTCACGGCACCGGAGAGTGACGACCTTGAAATTACGGTCATTCCGCTCATCGACGTGATTCTGGTGCTGCTGATCTTCTTCATGGCGACGGCCACCTTTGACCAGAACTCGCGCATCAAGGTGCAGTTGCCCGAGGCCAGCAGCGAAGCGACCCCGGCGGCCGATCAACCCCTGATCGTGCAGATCGACGCCGAAGGGCGTTATTTCGTCAACAACAGCGAAGTCATCAATTCCCGTATCGAGACGTTGAAGTCGGCGCTGCAGCAGCAGGGCGGTGACCCGGCCAAGCAGTCGGTGGTGCTGCGTGCCGATGCCCGCACCCAGCATCAGGCAGTGGTGACGGCCATGGATGCGCTGGCACAGACCGGCTATCGCAATCTGTCGATCGCGACGGTGCGCGCCAGCGAGTCGCCGTGA